In Dryocola sp. LX212, the genomic stretch CGTCACAAGGCGCAGTTTGCCGCGCTGGCCGCCAGCAACGTTCCCGCCCAGGTGTACGACCTGAGCGAACATGCGGCGTTCATGGAGCGCATACTCGGGCAGTTTCACGATTTAGGCCACGACGGCCAGACGCCCGCCTGCGAAGTGGCCTTTATGGTCATGCAAATCATGGCGTTCCTGCCCGCCCAGCCCCAGACGCTTGTCCCCGCCCCGCAGACCGTAGCCTCGCGTATCATGAGCTGGGTGGAGGCGAACTATGCCAGCAAATTCTCCCTCGACGACCTTGCCTCGGCGATGGGCCTGTCCCGTAGCTATACCTCCAGGGTTTTTCGCCAGCAGACCGGCGGCAGCATCCATGAGTACCTGCTGACGCGCAGAATCAAACGCAGCTGCGACCTGCTGCGCAATACCACGCTGAGCGTAGACGAGATCGCGGCGTCGGTTGGCTTCAGCGAGGTGACCTATTTTATTACCTGCTTCCGCAAGCTGCTGCGCCAGACGCCGCTGCAGTATCGCAAGACAAGCCGCACGCGCAGCCCTGGCTGAATTGTTAC encodes the following:
- a CDS encoding helix-turn-helix domain-containing protein, with protein sequence MNEAQRLERIKLDSRAISFNRMWSTSAAYYHWHQCVELLYISSGYGIVVVDNQHYTARPGRLFIFPPFRLHKVQVDDSDKNHYHRTTMHIEQSAVESALGEFPRHKAQFAALAASNVPAQVYDLSEHAAFMERILGQFHDLGHDGQTPACEVAFMVMQIMAFLPAQPQTLVPAPQTVASRIMSWVEANYASKFSLDDLASAMGLSRSYTSRVFRQQTGGSIHEYLLTRRIKRSCDLLRNTTLSVDEIAASVGFSEVTYFITCFRKLLRQTPLQYRKTSRTRSPG